One genomic segment of Erysipelotrichaceae bacterium 66202529 includes these proteins:
- a CDS encoding branched-chain amino acid transporter AzlC, with amino-acid sequence MKIAKEALRLSFPVMVGYVFLGIAFGILCQQQGYSMLWAFLISLSVYAGSMQFVLLTFFHAGFSLLEVALVTLTVNARQLFYGLSFLKCFPAMGKKRWYMMFSLTDETYSLLCAIPDRESREGKQLMFCVSLFDQLYWIAGSVLGASIGSMLSFDTTGIDFAMTALFTVIFVEQWLSAKKHGAVYLAVAAILISAVVFQLTNFLLPALILLVILLVIFQDKVEGKGDAS; translated from the coding sequence ATGAAAATAGCAAAAGAGGCACTGCGTCTCAGCTTTCCTGTCATGGTTGGCTATGTCTTTTTGGGAATTGCATTCGGTATTCTTTGTCAGCAGCAGGGCTACTCAATGCTCTGGGCGTTTCTTATCAGTCTCAGTGTTTATGCCGGAAGCATGCAGTTTGTATTACTGACGTTTTTCCATGCCGGCTTTTCCCTGCTGGAGGTGGCTCTTGTGACCCTGACCGTGAATGCACGGCAGTTGTTTTATGGTCTTTCCTTTTTGAAATGCTTTCCCGCGATGGGAAAAAAGCGCTGGTATATGATGTTTTCGTTAACTGATGAAACCTATTCCCTATTATGTGCAATACCAGACCGGGAAAGTCGGGAGGGAAAGCAGCTAATGTTCTGCGTATCGCTTTTTGACCAGTTATACTGGATTGCGGGTTCTGTTCTGGGAGCGAGTATTGGTTCTATGCTTTCCTTCGATACCACCGGGATCGACTTTGCCATGACTGCTTTATTTACTGTTATCTTCGTTGAACAGTGGCTGTCGGCAAAAAAACATGGAGCTGTCTACCTGGCGGTTGCGGCGATCCTTATCTCTGCAGTCGTTTTCCAGCTTACCAATTTCCTGCTGCCTGCTTTGATATTACTTGTAATTCTGCTTGTTATTTTTCAGGATAAAGTGGAAGGAAAGGGGGATGCTTCATGA
- a CDS encoding branched-chain amino acid transporter AzlD: MITSVETLIIIAVAAVCTFLTRALPFMIFKNAEALPKKIVYLGKVLPMAIMLCLIVYCVRNTAFLQYPYGLPELLGIAGVVVLHLWKRNNMISIIGGTLLYMVLVQLVFV, encoded by the coding sequence ATGATTACTTCTGTAGAGACACTGATAATTATCGCAGTTGCGGCTGTCTGTACCTTTCTTACCCGTGCCCTGCCGTTTATGATATTTAAGAATGCGGAGGCTCTGCCAAAGAAAATCGTATATCTTGGCAAGGTGCTCCCCATGGCAATCATGCTCTGTCTGATTGTTTACTGTGTCCGCAATACGGCATTTTTGCAATACCCCTATGGTTTGCCGGAGCTGCTTGGAATTGCTGGGGTTGTCGTTCTGCATTTGTGGAAACGCAACAATATGATCAGTATCATAGGCGGAACGCTGCTTTATATGGTATTGGTACAACTGGTTTTTGTATAA
- a CDS encoding ATP-binding cassette domain-containing protein — protein sequence MSKLKLKNITKSYGEIKAVQDFNLEFQEKSFIVLAGPSGCGKTTLLQLVAGFLTPDTGEIYIDNQLVNQKAPYERNISMVFHEAALFPHMSVYENITFGLAHNGMSQQDMDYEVIQICELLGIRDLLKRKAKELSGGQRQRCAIARALVRKPSLFLMDEPLSSLDARLKMQLRMEIAQLYQRNHATFLYVTHDQMEAMTLADTLVIMKDGKIQQLGNPVEIYQNPINLFTASFLGLYDINEFSARLEKGNLMIQEHRIPWTAEPVDCDVILAVRCEHIIEVRNGGILGHIMLVEQSGEQIYYHIQCMYGIVIMKGDITCIYKRMDTIQFWFAWEYAFLFDANTQLRIHKAV from the coding sequence ATGAGTAAACTCAAATTAAAAAATATAACAAAGTCCTATGGTGAAATAAAAGCAGTACAGGATTTTAATTTGGAGTTTCAAGAAAAAAGCTTTATTGTATTGGCAGGGCCATCAGGCTGCGGTAAAACTACACTGCTGCAGCTTGTCGCAGGATTCCTTACTCCGGATACAGGAGAAATTTATATTGATAATCAGCTTGTCAATCAAAAAGCGCCGTATGAGCGTAATATATCCATGGTATTTCATGAAGCTGCACTGTTTCCGCATATGAGTGTTTATGAAAATATTACATTTGGCCTTGCTCATAATGGAATGTCACAGCAAGACATGGATTATGAGGTCATACAGATATGTGAGCTGCTTGGAATCCGCGACTTATTAAAGCGTAAGGCAAAGGAATTGTCGGGCGGACAAAGGCAGCGTTGTGCTATTGCCCGAGCACTTGTGAGAAAGCCCTCTTTGTTTTTAATGGATGAACCTTTAAGCTCACTGGATGCCAGATTAAAAATGCAGCTTAGAATGGAGATAGCACAGCTGTATCAGCGAAATCATGCAACCTTTCTATATGTAACCCATGATCAGATGGAGGCTATGACATTAGCTGATACCCTGGTAATTATGAAGGATGGGAAGATTCAGCAACTGGGTAATCCGGTTGAAATATATCAAAACCCTATCAATTTGTTTACAGCTTCCTTTTTGGGACTATATGATATCAATGAATTCAGTGCCAGACTAGAGAAAGGAAATCTGATGATTCAGGAGCATAGGATTCCATGGACAGCTGAGCCTGTTGATTGTGACGTTATTCTGGCAGTGCGCTGTGAGCATATTATAGAAGTTCGCAATGGCGGGATATTGGGACATATTATGCTGGTTGAACAGTCTGGTGAACAAATATATTACCATATTCAGTGTATGTATGGGATTGTTATAATGAAAGGGGATATTACCTGTATTTATAAACGTATGGATACTATACAATTCTGGTTTGCATGGGAGTATGCTTTTCTGTTTGATGCAAACACACAATTGCGTATACATAAAGCAGTCTAA